The nucleotide sequence GTCGAGCACGACGCCCGAGCCCGCGCCGTCCTGCGCGGGGCGGGTGGAGAGCGCCTCGTGGCGCTCGGGGTCGAACGGCTGACCGGCCGGGTCGAAGCCCTCTACGCCGGCGCGCGCCAGCACGCCGACGAGCTCGGAGTGCACGAGCCGCACGCCGTCGGACAGGTGCTCCTCCCCGGGCTGCGCGCTGCCGAGTGCGCGCTCGAGGTTGTCCAGCACCGGCAGCAGCTCGCGCACGAGCCCGGCCTTGGCACGCTCGCCCGCGGCGGCGGCCTCGCGCGCGGCGCGCTTGCGATAGTTCTCGAAGTCCGCCTGGGCCCGGCGGGCGAGATCGAGGTACTCGTCCCGCTCGCGCTGGGCACGCGCGAGCGGATCCGCCTCGTCCTCGTCCTCCTCGGCGTCGGGCTCCGCCAGCGGGCCGGACGCCTCACGGGCCGCCTTCGCCCCCGGCTCGGGCTCGGGGGTGTGCCCCTCGAGCCCCCCCGGCCGCCGCGCCGCGGTGTCGTGCTCGGCCTCGGCGGCGGGATCGCCGCTGCCGGCGGGCTCGGCGGGGTCGGCCTCGTGCGGGAGCGGGCGCTCTCGTTCGCTCATCGCTTGTCGTCCCCGTCCACGACCTCGGCGTCCACGACCTCCTCCTCGGCGGAACCCTCGGCGTCGCCGGCGCCGTTCGCGCCGTCGCCGCCGGACTGCTGCTCGGCAGCCGCGGCATAGATCTGCTCGGAGACCTTGTGGAAGGCCGCCTGCAGCGCCTCGGTCTTGCTCCGCAGCAGCGCCGGGTCCTCGGACTCGAGGTTGTCGCGCACGTCCTTGATGGCGGCCTCGATCTCGTCCTTGGCGGAGGCGTCGATCTGCTCCTCCATCTCCTTGACCTGCCGCTCGGCCTGGTAGGCCGCGTTCTCGGCCTGGTTGCGCGCCTCCACCAGATCGCGCTGGCGCCGGTCGTCGTCGGCGTGCGCCTCGGCGTCCTTGACCATGCGCTCGATCTCGTCCTCGGCCAGGCCGGAGCCCGCCTTGATCTCGATCTTCTGCTCCTTGCCGGTGCCCAGGTCCTTCGCGCCCACGCCGAGGATGCCGTTGGCGTCGATGTCGAAGGTCACCTCGATCTGCGGGATGCCCCGCGGGGCGGGCGGGATGCCGGTGAGCTGGAACTTGCCGAGCGACTTGTTGTAGGCCGCCATCTCACGCTCGCCCTGGAGGACGTGCACCTCCACCGAGGGCTGGTTGTCCTCGGCCGTGGAGAAGATCTCCGACTTGCGCGTGGGGATGGTGGTGTTGCGCTCGATGAGCTTGGTCATCACGCCACCCTTGGTCTCGATGCCGAGGGTGAGCGGGGTGACGTCGAGCAGCAGGACGTCCTTCACGTCGCCCGCGAGCACGCCCGCCTGGATGGCGGCGCCCACGGCCACGACCTCGTCCGGGTTGACGCCGCGGTGCGGGTCCTTGCCGGTGAGCTCCTTGACCTTCTCCTGGACCGCGGGCATGCGGGTCATGCCGCCTACGAGCACCACGTGGTCGATGCCGCTGCCGCCGGCAGCGCCGGCGTCGGACAGCGCCTGCTTGGTGGGGCCCACGACGCGGTCGATGAGGTCGGCCGTGAGCTCGTTGAGCTTGGAGCGGGTGAGCCGCAGGTCGAGGTGCTTGGGCACGGACTCGACCGCGGTGATGAACGGGAGGTTGAGCTGGGTCTCCTGCGCGGCGGAGAGCTCGACCTTGGCCTTCTCCGCCGCCTCGTACAGGCGCTGGAGGGCCATCTTGTCCTTGGAGAGGTCCACGCCCTGGTCGCGCTTGAACTCGGCCACGAGGTGGTCGACGACCGCCTTGTCGAAGTTGTCGCCGCCGAGGTGGTTGTCCCCCGCCGTGGCCTTGACCTCGAACACGCCGTCGCCGATCTCGAGCACCGACACGTCGAACGTGCCGCCGCCGAGGTCGAAGACGAGGATCGTCTGGTCGCTCTCCTTGTCGAGCCCGTACGCGAGCGCTGCCGCGGTGGGCTCGTTGATGATGCGCTTGACGTCCAGCCCCGCGACCTTGCCGGCGTCCTTCGTGGCCTGGCGCTGGTCGTCGTTGAAGTAGGCCGGGACGGTGATGACGGCGCTGTCGACGGTGTCGCCGAGGTAGGCCTCGGCATCCGCCTTCAGCTTCTGGAGGATCATCGCGCTGATCTCCGGCGGCGAGTGCTCCTTGCCACCGGCCTGCACGCGCGCGTCGCCGTTGGGCCCGGCGATCACCTGGTAGGGGACGATCTTCTCCTCCTCGCGCACCTCGGCCTCCTTGCGGCCCATGAAGCGCTTGATCGAGAAGACCGTGTTCTCCGGGTTGGTGACGGCCTGGCGCTTGGCGGTCGTGCCTACGAGGCGCTCGCCGCTCTGGGAGAACGCGACGACGGACGGCGTGGTGCGCGCGCCCTCGGCGTTCTCGACGACGGTCGGCTCGCCGCCCTCGAGCACCGCCATGCACGAGTTGGTCGTGCCGAGATCGATGCCGATGGTCTTGCCCATGTTGGGTGTGCCTCCTGGCTTCAGGTTCTGGTGAAAGAAATCTGAGTGTCAGTGTGGCAGATCATGTGCCGACCGCCAACCCCGGTCGGGGTGCTGGGCAATCCGCGCTGCGGCGGCCGGGGTGCAACGGCGCCGTGTGGTGGACCAGCAGCGCCCGTGCGAGCACCTCCCTCGATGCCGATCCGGCACCGCGTCGTCCACCGGCGCGCCGGCACCAAGCGCCGAACGATGCGGCCGCGGGGTCAGGTCTCCGGCAGGGGCTGCGGCGGGCGCAGACGGGGGACGAGCTCCACGGCCACGATCGCCGCGAGGATGAGGGCGGCGCCCGCCCACGAGACGGCCGACAGGCGCTCGTCCGCCAGCAGCCAGCCGAACAGGCCGGCGAACGCCGGCTCGGACGCGAGGATGAGCGCCGTGCGCGCCGGCGGCGCGTGCTGCTGGGCGTAGGTCTGCACGAAGAAGCCGAGAGCACTGGCCACCAGCGATGTCACCAGCAGCGCCGACCAGACCGTCCAGCCGCTCGGCGCCTGGACGTCCCCGGCCACCCCGGCCACCGCGAGGCACACGAAGCCGCACACGCCGAGCTGCACGGCCAGCAGCGCGCCCACGTCGTGCTCGGCCACCGCCCGCGCGGTCACGAGGATGTGGGCGGCGAATGCGATCGCGCAGAGGAACACCAGGCCGTCGCCGCGCAGGTCGAGGTCGCTGCCGGCCCCCGACAGCAGGTACAGGCCGAGCGCGGACACAGCGGCCGCCGCCCACCCGACCGGCGTGATGCGGTCGCGCAGGAACACCGCTCCCATCAATGGCGTGAGCACCACGAACAGGCCGGTGATGAAGCCGGCGTTGGACGCGGTGGTCTCCTCCAGGCCGAGCGTCTGGCAGACGTAGCCGGCCGTGAGGAAGACGCCCATCAGCAGCCCGGCGCGCCAGCCCGCGGCCGGCAGGGCGCGCAGCCGCTTCCGGAAGATCAGCGCCACCAGCAGCGCGGCGGGCACGAAGCGGTAGCCGAGGAACGCCATCGTGGGCAGCAGCTCGATGGCGTCCTGGACCATCACGAACGTCAGGCCCCAGACGGAGGCGATCCCCACGAGCGCGGTCTCCGCGCCGCGCTCTCGGCTCACGCCTTCGCCGCCCGCCGCAGCTCGCGCCCGTACGGGCACATCCGCAGCAGCGGGCACTCGCCACAGCGAGGCGCCCGCGCGGTGCACGTACGCCGCCCGTGGCGGATGAGCAGCACGTGCAGCTCGTACGCGTCCTCCGGATCCGCGATCCGGAGCATGTCGTCGTGCATCTCGTCGAAGGACGCGCCTGGCCGGAACAGCCCCAGGCGCGCGCCCACGCGCGAGACGTGCGTGTCCACCGGGATGTCCGGCAGCCCGTACGAGAAGAGCAGCACGCACGCGGCCGTCTTGCGCCCCACGCCGGGCAGCGAGCACAGGTACGCGCGCGACTCCTCCAGCGGCGCGTGCTCGATCCAGGCGAGGTCGTCGTCCCCCAGCGCCCGCAGGATCTCCCGGATGCGGACGGCCTTGGTGGGCGCCAGCCCGCCCGGGCGGATGGCCTCCTCCAGCTCGATCACCGGCGCGTCGCGCACCTGGGCCCAGGTCGCGAAGCGGTCGCGCAGGCGCCCGTAGGCCACGTCGCGGTTGCGGTCGTTGGTGTTCTGCGAGAGCACCGTGAGCACGAGCTCGTCCAAGGGCGCGCGGTGGGGATCGAGCACGGGGCGCCCGTACTCGGACCGCAGGCGGTCGCGGATCGCGCGCACCCGGCGCTTGGTGGGTCGGTTCCACTCGGTGGCCATCGGGCGATGGATGGTATGAAGCGCGCCGTGCAGGGCGAGATCGACGGCACGGAGACCTTCTGGCACGAGGCGCGGGCACGCACGCCTGCGCCCGTCCTCTACGTGCACGGCGTGCCCACCAGCGGCGACGAGTGGCTGCCGTTCCTCGAGCGCACGGGAGGCGTGGCGCCGGACCTGCCCGGGTTCGGCCGCTCCGCCAAGCCGCACGCCTTCCGCTACTCGATCGACGGCTACCGGGAGTTCCTGCGCGCGTTCGTGTACGCGCGCGGGCTCGAGCGCTTCTCCCTGGTCGTGCACGACTGGGGGGCGGTGGGCCTGGCGCTGGCGCAGGCGGTCCCCGAGCGCGTGGAGCGGCTGGTGGTGATGAACGCGGTCCCGTTCCTGCCCGGCTACCGCTGGCACCGCATCGCCCGCGTGTGGCGGACGCCCGTGGCCGGTGAGCTGGCGATGGGGTCCACGCTCAAGCGGAGCTTTCGGCTGATCTCGCGCGAGTCCAACGTCACGCCCGGTCCGATGCCGCCGGAGTTCATCGACATGGTGTGGCGCCACTGGGACCAGGGCACGATGCGCGCCATCCTCAAGCTGTATCGCTCCGGGCCGCCCGCCGTGCTCGCCGCGGCGGGTGAGCGGCTGGGCGAGCTGCGCTGCCCGGCGCTCGTGCTATGGGGGGAGCAGGACCCCTACATCGGGGCGGAGTTCGCGCAGCGCTACGCCGACGCGCTCGGCGGCGACGCGCGCGTGGAGGTGCTCACCGACGCCGGGCACTGGCCGTGGATCGACCGGCCGGACGTGGTGGACACGGTCGCGGCATTCCTGGGCGCCCGGTAGGGTCGCGCCCTCATGGCGGCCCACTTCAGCGGCAAGGTCTGCGTGGTCACCGGCGCCGGCTCGGGGATAGGGCGCTCCACGGCCCTGCTATTCGCCAGGCTCGGCGCCAATGTGCACGTGGCGGAGCTCGACGAGGAGCGCGCTCGGGCCGTCGTCGCCGAGATCGAGGCGGCCGGCGGCAAGGCCACGGCACACGTCACCGACGTGACGGACGCAGCCGCCGTCGAGACGCTGGCCGAGGCGGTGTACGCGGCGAACGGCGCGGTGGACGTCCTCCACAACAACGCCGGCATCGGGCACGGCGGGCCGGTGGAGGAGACCACGCTCGAGGACTGGCAGCGCGTGATCGCCGTGAACCTGATGGGCGTCGTCCACGGCGTGCACTTCTTCGTGCCGCGGATGCTCGCCCAGGGCCGCCCCGCGCACATCGTCAACACCGCTTCGCTGGCCGGGCTCGTGGCGACTCCGGAGCTCGTCCCGTACGCAACCACCAAGCACGCCGTCGTGGGGCTGACCGAGTCGCTGAACGCGGAGCTCGCGGGCCGCGGGATCCACGTGAGCGCCATCTGCCCGGGGATAATCAACACGAACATCGTCGCCACGGCCACCATGCGGGGCGACCTCGGGCGGCGCCAGGGCCGGGCCGTCGAGTTCTACGAGCGCCGCGGCGCCTCGCCGGACGTGGTGGCCGAGGCCGTGGTGGACGCCGTGCGGCGCAAGCGCCTGATCCGCACCACCCCGCGCTGGCACGTGGCGCCGAGCTGGGCGATCCGCCGCCTCTCGCCGCGGCTGGGGCAGTTCGCCGCACGTGCCACCACACGCGCGACGACCCGGCTCACGGGCGGCTGAGACACCGAGCCGAGGAGCGGCGGCCCCTGAGCCTGGGGGCACCAGGTCGATGCTGCACCGGGGGGACTGAGCCGGCGGCAGCCGGGCGGCTTCCCTCGCCGTCCGGCTAGCCTTGTCCCATCGTGCTGCGGCTCTCCGCGTCCGCCCCGCCGCGGCCGGCCCCCCGCTCCCGGGCGCCTGAACCCGCCCCGGCGCCCGCCGCGCCGCGCAGCATCCCCTTCGAGCGCCTCGCGCCGGCGCTGGTCGCCGCCCTGCTCGCCGCCGTCTATCTGCTGGTCGAGCCGCGCACCGTGGACTTCGCCGCGCACGAGTTCCGGACCGACCTCTTCGCGCGCGAGGGCTTCACGCTCTGGAACGGCCAGTGGTACGGCGGGCACCACACGGTGGCCTACAGCGTGCTCTTCCCGCCGCTCGCGTGGCTGCTCTCACCCGCGCTCGTCGGCGCGGTTTCCGCCGTGGCGTCCGCCGCGCTGTTCGAGCCGCTCGCCCGCGGGCGCTGGGGCGAGCGAGCGCGCTGGGGAGCGCTGTGGTTCGGAGTGGGCAGCGCCACGCTGCTCTTCACCGGCCGCCTGCCGTTCGGGATGGGGGTGGCACTCGGGATCGCGGCGCTGCTCGCGCTCCAGCGCCGGCGGCCCGCGCTCGCCGCCGTGCTCGCCGTCCTGTGCTCGCTGGCGAGCCCCGTCGCCGGGCTCTTCCTCGCGCTGGCCGGCGTGGCGCTGGGCTTCGCCGGGCTGCGCCTGCCCGGCGAGGCGCCGCGCTCCGACGACCGAGCAGCCCGCCGCGACGGCGCCCTGATCGCCGCCGCGTCGCTCACCCCGCCGGTGCTGCTGGCGCTCGCGTTCCCGGAGGGCGGCCACGAGCCCTTCGTGCTCTCCGCCTTCCTGCCGTTGCCGCTGTTCGCGCTGGGCGCCGCCCTGCTGCTCCCGGCCCGCGAGCACGCGCTGCGGATCGGCGCCGCGCTGTACGGGCTCGCCGGCATCGCCGCCTGGTTGATCGAGACGCCCATGGGCGGCAACGCGGTCCGGCTGGGCGCCCTGTTCGGCGGTCCGGTCCTGCTCTGCGCGCTCGGCTGGTCGGGCTCCCCCCGCCGGCGCGCGCTGCTCGCCGCGGGCTTTCTCGCGCTCGCCGTCTGGCAGTGGTCGCCCGCGGTGCGCGACGTCGTGAAGTCGATCGAGGACCCCTCGGCCGAGGCCGCCTACTACGCGCCGCTGCTCGACTTCCTGCGCGAGCACCCGGGCGAGGGGCGGATCGAGATCCCCTTCACCCGCAGCCACTGGGAGGCGGCGGAGATCGCTCCCGAGTTCCCGCTGGCGCGCGGCTGGCAGCGGCAGCTCGACGTGGGGCGCAACCAGATCTTCTACGACGGCGTGCTCAACGACCTGACCTACGCCTCATGGCTCGCCGAGCACGGCGTGCGCTACGTGGCCCTCCCGAGCGCGAAGCCCGACTACAGCGCGTATGGCGAGCGCGCCCTCGTGGAGCGCGACCCCGGCTACCTGCGGGAGGTCTGGAGCTCGCAGCACTGGCGCGTGTACGAGGTGCTGCTGCCGCACCCGCTCGTGATCTCCGACCGCGACGCCGACATTCGCCTGGTGGAGATGAGATCGGACGAGTTCATCCTCGACGTGCGCGAGCCGGGCAGCGCGCTCGTGCGGGCCAGCTGGACGCCGTACTGGAAGGCGCACGGCGGCTGCGTGGAGCGCGATGGCGACTGGACGCGGGTCAGCGCGAGCGAAGCCGGCCGCCTGCGCGTGACCACGACCTTCTCGGTCGAACGGGTGGTGTCCCGTGGTCAGAGGTGCAGCAAACCGTAACCGCGGGCGCCCGCATGGCCGGTAAGCTGGCCGGATGAATCGGGCGTGGTACTGGAGCTCGCGGTGGCTCCCCCAGGGGTGGTTCGACGCACTCAGGCAGCTGGCGCTGTTCGCCGGCGCCTACTACCTCTACCGCATCGTCCGCGGCTTCACGGATGGCAGCGCCGACGTGGCATTCGACAACGCGCGCGACCTTGTGGCCATCGAGCGCAACATGGGGCTGTTCTTCGAGCCCGGCCTCCAGGACTGGGTTCAGGCCCATGCCACGGTGCTGCTGGACGGCGCCAACTGGATGTACGTGAACTCGCACTTCGTGGTCACCACCACGTTCCTGATCTGGCTCTACCTGTTCCGCAACGAGTCCTACTACTACGTGCGCAACCTCTTCATGATCGCCATGGGCCTGGCCCTGGTGGGCTACCTCGTCTACCCCACGGCGCCGCCGCGCTTCCTGCCCGAGTGGGGCTTCGAGGACTCCGTGGCCGCCTTCGTGGGAGAGGAGACCGCCAGCAGCGCCGGCGTCCTCTACAACCCCTACGCCGCGGTGCCCAGCATGCACGTGGCGTTCGCCCTCATGATCGCCATCCCCGCCATCCAGCTCGTGCGGTCGGCCGCGCTCAAGGCCGCCTGGGCCACCTACCCGCTCATCGTCACCTTCGTCGTGGTGGTCACCGCCAACCACTTCTGGCTCGACGCCGCCCTCGGCGTGGCCGTCGCGGCGGTGTCGGCCTGGGCGGCCAGTGCCGCGCTTGCCCGTGCGCGACCGCATGCGTGGGCCTGGCGCACGCAGGTCCAGGCCGAGGCATCGGCTTGACCGAGCCCGCGCAGGAGCCCGCCTCGCAGAGCGGGGCGGGACGGCGCCCGCGCGGGGGCGGGCGCAAGCCGGGCGAGATGCGCGCACTGGCCCGCAACCGCCTGATCGAGTCCCGCCTCACGCCCAACGCCATCTCGATGACCGGCCTGGTGCTCAACGTCGTGGCCGCCGTCCTCATCACCCAGCGCCTGTTCTTCCTCGCAGGCATCGCCTTCATCGTCGGCTCGGTGTGCGACACGCTGGACGGCCGCTACTCCCGCATGTCCGGTAAGGGCACGCCGTTCGGCGCCTTCCTCGACTCCACTCTCGACCGCGTGGAGGAGGGCATCGTGCTCGTCGCGGTGGCGGCCTACTTCGCCGCAGTCAAGCAGGATGACTTCGCCGTGGCCGCCGTGGTGGTCACGGTGCTCGGCTCGCTCATGGTCAGCTACACACGCGCACGCGCCGAGGCGCTCGGCGTCGAGTGCAAGGTGGGCGTGGCCACGCGCGCGGTCCGGGTGGTGATCCTCTCCATCGGCCTCGTGTTCGCCAGGGGGGCCGGGATCGGCGACTTCGAACTGCTGGCGCCGGCCATCTACGTGCTGGCCGTGCTCACCACCTTCACCATGCTCCAGCGCATCTTCCACGTGCGCTCCGAGCTCCTGAAAGCCGACGCGGCGTAACCGAACTGCCCTCAGGCCGTAGGATCCCTTCGGGGGGAGAACCCGACGTGCTGAGCTTTTAGGCCGCTGAGCAGGCGATCCGTGCCGCCGCGGCATCTGTCATATCCAGGAGGAACTTCTTGAGCACACACCCCACCAACGGCGCGGCGCGCTACCAGAGCGAGAAGGTGCGCGTGGCCATCGTCGGCGTTGGCAACTGCGCCTCGGCCTTCGTCCAGGGCGTCGAGTACTACAAGGACGCCGATCCGGACGAGTCCGTCCCGGGCCTCATGCACGTTGACCTCGGCGGCTACCACGTCTCGGACATCGAGTTCACGGCCGCCTTCGACGTGGACGCCGACAAGGTCGGCAAGGACCTGTCCGAGGCCATCTGGGCCGGCCAGAACAACACGATCAAGTTCGCCGACGTGCCCACGCTCGGCGTGCCGGTGCAGCGGGGCATGACGCACGACGGCCTCGGCAAGTACCTCAAGCAGAAGATCACCAAGGCGCCGGGCGAGACCGCCGACATCGTCGAGATCCTGAAGGAGACCAAGACCGACGTCGTCGTCTCCTACCTCCCCGTGGGCTCCGAGCAGGCCACCAAGTGGTACGTGGAGCAGGTGCTCGAGGCCGGCTGCGGCTTCGTGAACTGCATCCCGGTCTTCATCGCGCGTGAGGACTACTGGGGCAAGCGCTTCGAGAAGGCGGGCCTGCCGATCGTGGGCGACGACATCAAGTCGCAGGTGGGCGCCACCATCGTCCACCGCCAGCTTGCCCGCCTGTTCGGCGACCGCGGCGTGAAGATGATGCGCACGTCGCAGCTCAACGTGGGCGGCAACATGGACTTCTACAACATGCTCGAGCGCGAGCGGCTGGAGTCCAAGAAGATCAGCAAGACCAACGCGGTCACCTCGATCATGGATCACGAGCTGCCGGCCGACGACGTGTACATCGGCCCGTCGGACTACGTGCCGTGGCTCACCGACCGCAAGTGGGCGCACATCCGCGTGGAGGGCCAGGCCTTCGGCGACGTGCCGCTCAACCTCGAGCTCAAGCTCGAGGTGTGGGACTCGCCCAACTCGGCCGGCATCGTGATCGACGCCACCCGCTGCTGCAAGCTGGCGCTCAACCGCGGCATCGGCGGCGCGCTCGAGGGTCCGAGCTCGTACCTGATGAAGTCCCCGCCCGTGCAGGTCCACGATTCGGTCGCGCGGGATAACACCGAGAAGTTCATCGCCGAGCACGGCGGCGCGCCGAAGCTGCCGGGCGCGGCCAAGGTGAAGGCCAAGCAGAAGGCGTAACAGCCTTCGCTCGGCGAATCGTCCAGCGGGCGGCCTGCGGGCCGCCCGCTCACGTTGGTGCCCGGCCGGCCGTGCTCTCGTATCCTCCCGCCGTGCCCGCGGAGCGCTTCTCCATCGCCCAGGTCACCCCCTATGCCTGGGAGCAGCACCACGAGGTCAACCGCTTCGTCGAGCGCCTCGCCGACGAGCTGTGCGCTCGCGGCCACCGTGTCGTGGTGGTGGCGCCGTCGGAGTCGCGGGCGCTCGTGCGCAGCTCGCGCGCCGCGATCAAGCGCGCCGGGCGCGACCCGGACGCCGTGTTCGCCGGCCCGGGCTGCGCCAACGTGCTCGGCGTGGGCCAGAGCATCGCGCGCCGGGGGCGCTCGGCCACGCTGCCGCTCGACGTGTCGCGGACGATCGAGGACCTGCTCGACCGAGCGGAGCTCGACTTCGTGCACGTGCACGAGCCGTTCGCGCCGTCCGCGGCGTCCGCGGCGCTGCGCCACTCGCGCGCGCTGAACGTGGGCACCTTCCACGCCACCACCGAGCGCGTCCTGTCCACCCAGGTGGCGCGGCGGGTGGTGGAGCTCTTCTTCGGGCGCCTCGACGGCCGCACGGCCAGCTTCGCTTGCACCCGCGACCTCGTCGGGCGCTTCTTCCCCGGCGACTACCGTGTCATCCGCCCGGGCGCCGACCTGGTGGAGCGCCCCGCGCGCGGCGGCACCGTGGAGATCGTCTACTCGGCCGAGGAGGAGCGCTCGGCGCTGCGGCTGTTCCTGCGCGGCCTGCGCCGCCTGCCGCGCGATCTGGACTGGCGGGCCACCGTCTGGTCGCGCCACCCCGCCGAGCCCGCGGTGCCGCTCAGCAAGGCGCTGCGCGAGCGCGTGCGGTTCGCCGGCCCGGCCGACGGGTCGGAGGCCCAGCACCTGGCCGCGGCCGACATCGCGGTGGCGGCCTCGATGGGCGCCGCGCCCGCGCCGCACATGCTGCTGCGCGCGCAGGCCGGCGGCGCCGTGCCGGTGGCGTCGCGGCTCCCTGCCTACGAGGAGGCGGTGGGCGACGGCGAGCGCGGGCTGCTGTTCGAGCCGCGTGATGCGGTGACGCTCGGAGCCCAGCTCGAGCGGCTCGTGACGGACGCCGACCTGCGCGAGCGCTTCCACCGCCGCACGCTCGACGAGCACGCGGGCCTGTCCTGGTCGCGGGTGGCGGACGAGTTCGAGGCGCTGTACGGGGAGATCGCCGCGCGCCGCCACGACGCCGGCGGGAACGGCGCGCTGCGCAAGCGGGTTGCCGGCCGCGACTTCATCCACGTGGACCTGCACATGCACACGAACCACTCGCACGACTGCGCGACGCCGGTTGAGGTACTGCTCGACACGGCCAAGGCGAGCGGCTTGGGCGCGATCGCGATCACCGACCACAACGAGGTCTCGGGGGCGCTCGAGGCGCGCGAGCGCGCCGACGGGATCAAGGTGATCGTGGCCGAGGAGGTGAAGACCGCCGACCAGGGCGAGGTCATCGGCCTTTTCATCGAGGAGAAGATCCCGCGCGGCCTGACACTGGCGGAGACGATCGCCGAGATCCGCCGCCAGGGCGGGCTCGTGTACGTGCCGCACCCGTTCGACCGCATGCACGCGGTGCCGGACTACGAGCACCTGCTCGAGGTGGTGGAGGACATCGACGCCATCGAGGTGTTCAACCCGCGCGTCGCCTTCGCCGCCTTCAACGAGGAGGCGGCGCGCTTCGCGGCCAAGTACCGCATCGTCGCCGGCGCCGGCTCGGACAGCCACGTGGCCCAGGGGCTCGGCTCGGTGAAGATCCGGATGCGCGACTTCGACGGCCCGGACGAGTTCCTCGCCTCCCTGCGCGACGCGGACATCATCCGCAAGCGCCAGAGCCTGCTCTACGTGCAGGCGCTGAAGTTCCTCCAGACCACCGCGAACCCCGCCCACGCCCGCAGGAAGCGTTCCAGGACAGGCAAGACGTGATGCAGCGCAAAGGAGCGCCGCCCGACCCGTCAAAACCAACCGCGGTGCCCGCGACCGACGACGAGATCAGGGAGAAGTACCTCGAGCGGGCGATCCGTGAGCTCAACGGGCTCACGCATGACGTGCAGTCCTGCGACCACTGTCCGCGCGGCAACGTCATGCCGGTGCTCGGATCGGGCCACCCGCAGGCCGACGTGTTCCTGCTCAAGTACGCGCCGCGGCCCGCGGAGATCGAGGAGGGCGTGGCCTTCTACGGCCGCGCCGGCGGCGCCCTGATGAAGAGCTTCAAGCGGCTCTCGATCGACCCACTGGCGGTGTACGGCACGGTGTTCGTCAAGTGCCCCGTGCCGGACACCGAGATGTCGGCGCCCGAGTGCCGGGCGCGCGTTCTGGACGAGCTGGCGATCGTGGCGCCGCGGATCGTGGTGGTCATGGGCGAGGAGGCGCGGGTCGAGCTCAACGACCTGGCTGTGCCCCTGGCGCGCGAGCTCGAGGACAGCCCGGGCGAGGTCCAGCGGCTCACGCCGTCGTGCGACGCCCTCTTCGCACCCGACATCGACGCCTCGCTGGACGACGAGCCCTCAAAGCGCGCCTTCTGGAGCGCCTTCCGCGCGCTCGGCGACTGGTACGCCGAGCTGCCGCCCTACTGAGCCGCCGCGCGCTCGGCGTGCTCGCGGCTGGGGTGGAAGCTCCATGAGGCGATGAGCCCGCCGTCGACTCGCACCACGACGTGCCAGGCGAACGACATGTCGCGGCCGCGCGTCCTTCCGCTGGCGATCGCGGCGTGGCTGCTGCTCTCCACCTCGTCCGCGGCTGCGTAGCTCCCCGGGAAGCGCCGCTCGATCTCGGCGAGCCAGCGCCGGATGCCCTCCTCGCCCCGATAAGCCTCCCCCGTGAGCGCCGCTACGACCGGGCGGAACTCCACATCGGGGGTGCAGATTGCGGCGAGCGCGGCCGCGTCGCGGCGATTGGCCGCCTCCAGCAGCGACTGCAGGAGTTCCTCGCTCCGTTGCGGCACGCAGCGCATCTTTTCAGCCACGCGCTCCGCGGGTATGGTCGGGATGAGCGAACGAAGGAGATCTCCATGAAGGTGCTCGTCGTCGCCAACCGCACAGCGGAGTCCGATGAGCTGCTCGATGCGCTCACCCGGCGCGCGGCCGAGGAGGGACAGGTCTCGTTCACGCTGCTCGTTCCCGCCACGCCGCATGGCGTGGCCTGGGCGGCCGACATGCACTCGGGCTCCACGGAGGCGGAGGAGCACATGCGCCGCGCGGTGGAGCGGCTGCGCGCGGCCGGGCTCGACGTGGACGGGAAGGTGGGCGACCCCGA is from Thermoleophilaceae bacterium and encodes:
- a CDS encoding nucleotide exchange factor GrpE — its product is MSERERPLPHEADPAEPAGSGDPAAEAEHDTAARRPGGLEGHTPEPEPGAKAAREASGPLAEPDAEEDEDEADPLARAQRERDEYLDLARRAQADFENYRKRAAREAAAAGERAKAGLVRELLPVLDNLERALGSAQPGEEHLSDGVRLVHSELVGVLARAGVEGFDPAGQPFDPERHEALSTRPAQDGAGSGVVLDVVERGYTLNGAVLRPARVVVSG
- the nth gene encoding endonuclease III, translating into MATEWNRPTKRRVRAIRDRLRSEYGRPVLDPHRAPLDELVLTVLSQNTNDRNRDVAYGRLRDRFATWAQVRDAPVIELEEAIRPGGLAPTKAVRIREILRALGDDDLAWIEHAPLEESRAYLCSLPGVGRKTAACVLLFSYGLPDIPVDTHVSRVGARLGLFRPGASFDEMHDDMLRIADPEDAYELHVLLIRHGRRTCTARAPRCGECPLLRMCPYGRELRRAAKA
- a CDS encoding DMT family transporter is translated as MSRERGAETALVGIASVWGLTFVMVQDAIELLPTMAFLGYRFVPAALLVALIFRKRLRALPAAGWRAGLLMGVFLTAGYVCQTLGLEETTASNAGFITGLFVVLTPLMGAVFLRDRITPVGWAAAAVSALGLYLLSGAGSDLDLRGDGLVFLCAIAFAAHILVTARAVAEHDVGALLAVQLGVCGFVCLAVAGVAGDVQAPSGWTVWSALLVTSLVASALGFFVQTYAQQHAPPARTALILASEPAFAGLFGWLLADERLSAVSWAGAALILAAIVAVELVPRLRPPQPLPET
- the dnaK gene encoding molecular chaperone DnaK, yielding MGKTIGIDLGTTNSCMAVLEGGEPTVVENAEGARTTPSVVAFSQSGERLVGTTAKRQAVTNPENTVFSIKRFMGRKEAEVREEEKIVPYQVIAGPNGDARVQAGGKEHSPPEISAMILQKLKADAEAYLGDTVDSAVITVPAYFNDDQRQATKDAGKVAGLDVKRIINEPTAAALAYGLDKESDQTILVFDLGGGTFDVSVLEIGDGVFEVKATAGDNHLGGDNFDKAVVDHLVAEFKRDQGVDLSKDKMALQRLYEAAEKAKVELSAAQETQLNLPFITAVESVPKHLDLRLTRSKLNELTADLIDRVVGPTKQALSDAGAAGGSGIDHVVLVGGMTRMPAVQEKVKELTGKDPHRGVNPDEVVAVGAAIQAGVLAGDVKDVLLLDVTPLTLGIETKGGVMTKLIERNTTIPTRKSEIFSTAEDNQPSVEVHVLQGEREMAAYNKSLGKFQLTGIPPAPRGIPQIEVTFDIDANGILGVGAKDLGTGKEQKIEIKAGSGLAEDEIERMVKDAEAHADDDRRQRDLVEARNQAENAAYQAERQVKEMEEQIDASAKDEIEAAIKDVRDNLESEDPALLRSKTEALQAAFHKVSEQIYAAAAEQQSGGDGANGAGDAEGSAEEEVVDAEVVDGDDKR
- a CDS encoding alpha/beta hydrolase, with translation MDGMKRAVQGEIDGTETFWHEARARTPAPVLYVHGVPTSGDEWLPFLERTGGVAPDLPGFGRSAKPHAFRYSIDGYREFLRAFVYARGLERFSLVVHDWGAVGLALAQAVPERVERLVVMNAVPFLPGYRWHRIARVWRTPVAGELAMGSTLKRSFRLISRESNVTPGPMPPEFIDMVWRHWDQGTMRAILKLYRSGPPAVLAAAGERLGELRCPALVLWGEQDPYIGAEFAQRYADALGGDARVEVLTDAGHWPWIDRPDVVDTVAAFLGAR
- a CDS encoding SDR family NAD(P)-dependent oxidoreductase, which gives rise to MAAHFSGKVCVVTGAGSGIGRSTALLFARLGANVHVAELDEERARAVVAEIEAAGGKATAHVTDVTDAAAVETLAEAVYAANGAVDVLHNNAGIGHGGPVEETTLEDWQRVIAVNLMGVVHGVHFFVPRMLAQGRPAHIVNTASLAGLVATPELVPYATTKHAVVGLTESLNAELAGRGIHVSAICPGIINTNIVATATMRGDLGRRQGRAVEFYERRGASPDVVAEAVVDAVRRKRLIRTTPRWHVAPSWAIRRLSPRLGQFAARATTRATTRLTGG